The Anoplopoma fimbria isolate UVic2021 breed Golden Eagle Sablefish chromosome 9, Afim_UVic_2022, whole genome shotgun sequence genome contains the following window.
CAGAAAACCACACACAGTGGTTTTCACATTGACctctgtggctgtgtgtgtgtgtgtgtgtgtgtgtgtgtgtgtgtgtgtgtgtgtgtgtgtgtgtgtgtgtgtgtgtgtgtgtgtgtgtgtgtgtacttactTTCTTGAAGCAAGTGAAAGGAAAGAGTTGCTTGTCTCTGCTTTTCCTGTAAAACAGCATTCACAGTCAAGACTCACTCACAGTAAATCCTGGTAGTATCATAAACATACTGATTCCAGTCGCTTTGAAGAGCTCACCTGAATGGTTTCCTTCCACTTCTGGTGGAGCAGTTTGGCCAGGTTCAGGTCCATCTGCACTGCATATTCATCAGCGGAGCATGCACCTGAATATTGTGAACCGGAGAGGTTCATTTTAGACTTTACAACAGCTTCGAGGCCTGCGAAGTCATCAGATTATTAAATGCGAGTTATAAGTGTGGTACCAGTGTGTTGGTTACCTGGGTCTGCACCGACGGGACCGAACAGTTCAATTAGCTGCATCGCCACTTCAGTGGGTAGTTTCAGCTCCACGCTCTGAATGTCCAGGTGTctgctccttctctcctccGCGTGCCTCCTCCCggccctcttctcctcttcctccacctccttctggtctctctccatctcctccagctCGGCCTGAAGCAGCCTGTTGACCTCGTCCATGCTGGCGATCTCCTGCTCCATCTCAACTCTGGACTCCTCAATTAACGCTCTGTCGTCTAATCCTCCAGCCCAAGACGCGCCTTCTTGGGGAGCTTCTGATGCCGCTTTGCTTTCGCCACGTCTCTCTCCTTCGTCTGCTGCACGAGGCACACTCGGATCCCCTTTAGATGTTTTTGTATCAGGATGATCTTTGTTTCTAACTGGAGCAGCTGCACCTCCAAAACTTTGGGCATCGGTATTATAGGCGCTGTCATCTGACTCACTAACTGCAGACTGCTGAGTCACCTCCTCAAACCCAGTTGGCTCTTCTTGTATATTAGGATGCAAAATGGTCACTTCAGTTTCTCCTAAAGCTCCACCCCGACTGGATGTCTTCTGCTCTGCTCCAGCCCCAgcaccatcctcctcctcctcctccacatcatCCTCTCTGAAGAACCTCTCTCCGGAGTCCAGCAGCAGGTTGGTCGTCCACTCGAGGTCCTGGTGGCATTTGTCGTACAGGTCCTCCAGAGTGTCAAAACTGACCAGTTTGAAGTGGCGGCTGAGGATGCGTAGGCTCTCCAGACGGTCTTGAGTTGCCCCgagctccttctcctccacctgcgTGCCCTTCTCGTGCGCCACATGGTAAGGCACCTCTCTTTGGGTGGACGGGTGCACGGCAACCGCGGCTGAGACGGCAGAGGACAGCTCCGGCACAAAGCGAGAGGACTCGCCGGACAGCACTGCAACGCTTCCGCCGGCTTGGCCACACGCGGAGGCGGCGACGACGACTGCATCGTTGCCTCGACGATTCAGACGCCAGAGAAGAGCAAAGTCTAGAGGATCCGTCTGGCTGTGGCTGCCCGTGACTGCTGGGAGAATCGTTGAAGGAGGCAGCGGCTGTGCGTCAGATTTGGACAGGTCAAAGTCTGGCTTTAGGCTAGAGACAGGTTCCACGTCTGTGGTAGTGCTATTCAGAATGCTATTCACACTTTGGGCTGCGCTGTCGGGACATTCGGGAGTACTCTGTGAAGAAGCGGGGCAGTTTTGAGTGAAGGTGAGCGCCAGTTTGCACTGTTTCCCCAATCTACGACCCTGACGCTGCTTTCTCTCCTGACTGCCACCACTGAAGGCACTGCTGTCTGCCTCCACAGAGCCCTCCCACGCGGGACTCTGGCTCGCCTCGCTAATACCACTCCCGTCGGCATCAGCTTTAGTCTCTCTgccatcctctgtcctgtccGTATCAGTGTGACCATCGGCTGGCCCTGCACCAACATCACAGACAATATTGTGGGTCCCCACTGCATCATGGCATACATTTGCCTCCAGAGTTTCGGAGATGACTATGGAATCAGCAGTAAGAGCTGGGATGGGATTTGTTTGGTCAGTTGATTTCAAATCCACAGATTCACTGACAATCTCTAACACACTATCCTTCCCTCCTGTGGTGCGGCTGGCTTCATATCCGGCTTCAAGTCCCTCCCAACCGTCAATTCTCGATTCCCTTAACTTACAAGAGTCAGCCGCCTTCCAGTCCAACACACAGTCAGGTAACTCACCTATGCTGCTGTTAACTGCcgcctcttcttctttctccactTCCTCTCCAAATCTCTGGGAAAGTGAGGACAAACGGGGAGAGCCCATTTGAGTTTTGGCCGCGCCCGTCTGAATGAGATCAAGAAGCTTCTGAAACTCCGTCATGTCAGGTTCCGGCTGCACCTTCgctttatttttgtcagtaTCTGGAGGCACACCTTCATcttccttcctgttttcatCTCTATGCCCATCTCTTCTCCACGCCCGTCGCTGCTCGAGGGACTCTCCGCATGGCCAATCACCTGCAAAATCAAACAGCTGAGGccttcccttctctcccccATCCCTCGCCGTCTCACTCCCTTTTGCCGCCTTCGCCTCGCTGTCTGATTGGTTAGTGTCTTTCACCAGATCTGCGGGCTCCGACCTGTCGAAACCAGACCTCCTGctcggtctctctctcctcgctcTTTGCGCAATGGATTCAGAGAAAGCCACGGGCAACTCATCCCTGCGAGGATCTTCGGTCATCACTGATTCCACAATACAGTCTGGGATTCTCTGATCTCCTATTACACGATTCAGCTCTAATTGGGCATCTAACTCAGAATCTAATTCCCCCAAATCTATGTCACCGATGTCGTCAAACATTTCTGGGGTCTCCGTAAGAGTTCCGGTAGGTTGGAAATTGAGGGACTCTGTGGATTTGTGGGTGCCGTCTTCCAGCATTCCCACTTCACCAGATCGACCAATAGATGACACGTCTGGGAGGGAGGAGTGCAGCTGAGGGCGGGAGTTCTTACATCTCTCAGCCAATCCAGGTGGCCCAACAAGGTCAGGACAGGGTGTTTTAGAAGTCACAggcctgtaaaataaaatagagataTGAattgtaaaatagtttttcaatagtttttattttagccAGGTAATATTTGACCTTCTGCGCATTtagaataaaaccaaaaatatataatttttaacatttctaaaaACAGTTTATCACTTTAGCCaagagtgatggagagaaatgtgttttttttctacaattttgaaaaacagGTAACTTTCTAAGACAAGTAAATTCTTGCAGTGAAAAGACAAATAATGATACTATTTGCTTAAAGAACTCCATTAGTTCTCAGTAATGATTGAAATGTCGTGCCTGTCGGTCGAATATGTCTACTACATTAGTTCCTAACCTCGCAGAGTTCATTTCATCAACATATCAATACGTGTTGTGGTGTATTCAACGTTGacaatgtctttaaatgtcacatACAGAAAGTGATCCAAGGAGCACATCTACTTTTGAAGCCACGAGTTCGGCATTCAGGCAGTagccatcttttcttttctttttttgcaaccagaagtgacacaagacgGTGGAGCTTAGAACAACCGAATTCTGATTAAGACGTTCGGAAGGTAAAACTCACTGCGAGCTTCTGTTCTCCAGAAGGAGGTGCTGTTTCATCTCCGGCATCTGTGAACCCATGATGGACTGGACCGTGACGAAGCGCTCGTAATAATCGAGCATGCGTCGGATTTTTTCCACGGGCACATT
Protein-coding sequences here:
- the n4bp2 gene encoding NEDD4-binding protein 2 isoform X2, which gives rise to MPRRKKNGQSPARAPGGSPERESLGLNRGYPPPAGLDGAMANTFTSSTSLPSSVKENIVTSMQEMFSHLDPEVIYIVLSECDFKVEHAMDSLLELSVAAEGAAPAPSHVSGFERTAAALLSPCHSSGLGSESSRPSQRPSSPPPPPISLLTEELDLLVDQELQALTAQQGSEEERRSSSLYLSVGTPLSSLPPPPFQQQVHPELLQASLEHGSRGPSGGGPVEHFSGASSPLDQLSVWKDEIVEEQKSTVDFTHLMPEDKLKPPLELATSGRPSAFQVYKKQQDPLHAFSNKTGVVPSEAIVGGARSKVNTLNQELVGCMPSTWNVQAPVFSPGVHGNQGPTFITPVAHAPSVWSCQPRHASPWHSQGPVSRAPLRPAATIPKSWAMTAVPHPPAQHSRLRLEGNVLVLLRGAPGSGKSTLARAFLEHNPGGVRLSTDDYFIRHGVYQYDPTALGEAHEWNHKQAKEAFARAANPIIIDNTNMQGWEMKPYVAQALKHGYKVLFREPDTWWRNKPRELERRTKHNVPVEKIRRMLDYYERFVTVQSIMGSQMPEMKQHLLLENRSSQPVTSKTPCPDLVGPPGLAERCKNSRPQLHSSLPDVSSIGRSGEVGMLEDGTHKSTESLNFQPTGTLTETPEMFDDIGDIDLGELDSELDAQLELNRVIGDQRIPDCIVESVMTEDPRRDELPVAFSESIAQRARRERPSRRSGFDRSEPADLVKDTNQSDSEAKAAKGSETARDGGEKGRPQLFDFAGDWPCGESLEQRRAWRRDGHRDENRKEDEGVPPDTDKNKAKVQPEPDMTEFQKLLDLIQTGAAKTQMGSPRLSSLSQRFGEEVEKEEEAAVNSSIGELPDCVLDWKAADSCKLRESRIDGWEGLEAGYEASRTTGGKDSVLEIVSESVDLKSTDQTNPIPALTADSIVISETLEANVCHDAVGTHNIVCDVGAGPADGHTDTDRTEDGRETKADADGSGISEASQSPAWEGSVEADSSAFSGGSQERKQRQGRRLGKQCKLALTFTQNCPASSQSTPECPDSAAQSVNSILNSTTTDVEPVSSLKPDFDLSKSDAQPLPPSTILPAVTGSHSQTDPLDFALLWRLNRRGNDAVVVAASACGQAGGSVAVLSGESSRFVPELSSAVSAAVAVHPSTQREVPYHVAHEKGTQVEEKELGATQDRLESLRILSRHFKLVSFDTLEDLYDKCHQDLEWTTNLLLDSGERFFREDDVEEEEEDGAGAGAEQKTSSRGGALGETEVTILHPNIQEEPTGFEEVTQQSAVSESDDSAYNTDAQSFGGAAAPVRNKDHPDTKTSKGDPSVPRAADEGERRGESKAASEAPQEGASWAGGLDDRALIEESRVEMEQEIASMDEVNRLLQAELEEMERDQKEVEEEEKRAGRRHAEERRSRHLDIQSVELKLPTEVAMQLIELFGPVGADPGACSADEYAVQMDLNLAKLLHQKWKETIQEKQRQATLSFHLLQENLP
- the n4bp2 gene encoding NEDD4-binding protein 2 isoform X1, whose protein sequence is MPRRKKNGQSPARAPGGSPERESLGLNRGYPPPAGLDGAMANTFTSSTSLPSSVKENIVTSMQEMFSHLDPEVIYIVLSECDFKVEHAMDSLLELSVAAEGAAPAPSHVSGFERTAAALLSPCHSSGLGSESSRPSQRPSSPPPPPISLLTEELDLLVDQELQALTAQQGSEEERRSSSLYLSVGTPLSSLPPPPFQQQVHPELLQASLEHGSRGPSGGGPVEHFSGASSPLDQLSVWKDEIVEEQKSTVDFTHLMPEDKLKPPLELATSGRPSAFQVYKKQQDPLHAFSNKTGVVPSEAIVGGARSKVNTLNQELVGCMPSTWNVQAPVFSPGVHGNQGPTFITPVAHAPSVWSCQPRHASPWHSQGPVSRAPLRPAATIPKSWAMTAVPHPPAQHSRLRLEGNVLVLLRGAPGSGKSTLARAFLEHNPGGVRLSTDDYFIRHGVYQYDPTALGEAHEWNHKQAKEAFARAANPIIIDNTNMQGWEMKPYVAQALKHGYKVLFREPDTWWRNKPRELERRTKHNVPVEKIRRMLDYYERFVTVQSIMGSQMPEMKQHLLLENRSSQPVTSKTPCPDLVGPPGLAERCKNSRPQLHSSLPDVSSIGRSGEVGMLEDGTHKSTESLNFQPTGTLTETPEMFDDIGDIDLGELDSELDAQLELNRVIGDQRIPDCIVESVMTEDPRRDELPVAFSESIAQRARRERPSRRSGFDRSEPADLVKDTNQSDSEAKAAKGSETARDGGEKGRPQLFDFAGDWPCGESLEQRRAWRRDGHRDENRKEDEGVPPDTDKNKAKVQPEPDMTEFQKLLDLIQTGAAKTQMGSPRLSSLSQRFGEEVEKEEEAAVNSSIGELPDCVLDWKAADSCKLRESRIDGWEGLEAGYEASRTTGGKDSVLEIVSESVDLKSTDQTNPIPALTADSIVISETLEANVCHDAVGTHNIVCDVGAGPADGHTDTDRTEDGRETKADADGSGISEASQSPAWEGSVEADSSAFSGGSQERKQRQGRRLGKQCKLALTFTQNCPASSQSTPECPDSAAQSVNSILNSTTTDVEPVSSLKPDFDLSKSDAQPLPPSTILPAVTGSHSQTDPLDFALLWRLNRRGNDAVVVAASACGQAGGSVAVLSGESSRFVPELSSAVSAAVAVHPSTQREVPYHVAHEKGTQVEEKELGATQDRLESLRILSRHFKLVSFDTLEDLYDKCHQDLEWTTNLLLDSGERFFREDDVEEEEEDGAGAGAEQKTSSRGGALGETEVTILHPNIQEEPTGFEEVTQQSAVSESDDSAYNTDAQSFGGAAAPVRNKDHPDTKTSKGDPSVPRAADEGERRGESKAASEAPQEGASWAGGLDDRALIEESRVEMEQEIASMDEVNRLLQAELEEMERDQKEVEEEEKRAGRRHAEERRSRHLDIQSVELKLPTEVAMQLIELFGPVGADPGACSADEYAVQMDLNLAKLLHQKWKETIQEKQRQATLSFHLLQESSAHWGESQSARAGSRDQTQMLYMDHWNVSRPHVSLRDIIKEEQALQENVEKTRQSRADLDRRDGAALLKEKQLFSLFPGIDRHFLQDIFRDHNYSLSQTELFLRSLLEEEPVKTVVAPEAPRSDHLRAASRERENRQKPLESAVLDYQDTEDPEYVDFRAEATQQRGRQLECFSKAAEAHKQGRKQVASFYAQQGQLHGQRMREANHRAAIQIFERVNSSLLPNNILDLHGLHVNEALQHLAQVLQDKTTDCEQGLCRPQLSVITGRGNHSQGGVARIRPAVIDYLTNKHYRFTEPKPGLVLVSLK